From Penicillium psychrofluorescens genome assembly, chromosome: 6, one genomic window encodes:
- a CDS encoding uncharacterized protein (ID:PFLUO_009366-T1.cds;~source:funannotate): MADDALSIYDEIEIEDMTFDPAMQIYHFPCPCGDRFEIAIDDLRDGEEIAVCPSCSLMIRVIFDLTDLPKPDGGQNAGSVAVQA, encoded by the exons ATGGCCGACGACGCCCTCTCCATCTACGATGAaatcgagatcgaggacatGACCTTCGACCCCGCCATGCAAATCTACCACTTCCCCTGCCCCTGCGGCGACCGGTTCGAGATCGCCATCGACGACCTGCGCGATGGCGAGGAGATAGCCGTGTGTCCCAGCTGCAGTTTGATGATTCGGGTTATTTTTGAtctg ACGGATCTGCCCAAGCCGGATGGTGGGCAGAATGCAGGGAGTGTTGCTGTTCAGGCGTGA
- a CDS encoding uncharacterized protein (ID:PFLUO_009367-T1.cds;~source:funannotate) produces MIPPCDPSILAHNPLFKRLYENLTTTLFDPDGSTRAHSALPERERCVEDLKQCQTQHAKKRIKERVLRRLAFASDSGVPDECRDNLAIISLYLETPRAAIDPDRPKQEKHGARNPEEQDDDDALSLLAPNIDAFHLHIPSITRPFSTLLSLSVNNLRDLATAQPTTSPETNPTGTGGIPTSLSRSIHAPAHLSHQARARARDRRVRTSISAPPVSNVLRDRVRALRQIQLFELPTARRQMAATAADVLATRTLVLERTVTTLERVKHGALARATKAKAEHLATVAQGVEGKLEYVLSYFVLRISEKAVGSAAKSKSTFDRVTKLEIAASIYTPETLAALTRYGDHLRKTRDQLEERRTMAIEELRDYGDVEVSDGSGTQSAGDGGTLAEIARRYGALAQEVETVKMEIARLGE; encoded by the exons ATGATCCCCCCCTGCGATCCCTCGATCCTCGCGCACAATCCTCTATTCAAACGACTCTATGAAAATCTGACGACCACGCTTTTCGATCCCGATGGCTCGACGCGTGCGCATAGCGCGCTCCCGGAGCGGGAACGCTGTGTGGAG GACCTGAAGCAATGCCAGACACAACATGCAAAGAAGCGGATCAAGGAGCGAGTGCTGCGGCGATTGGCATTCGCGTCTGACAGCGGGGTTCCCGATGAG TGCCGGGATAATCTGGCCATCATATCGCTGTACCTCGAGACACCGCGTGCCGCAATCGACCCCGACAGACCCAAGCAAGAAAAACATGGCGCCCGAAACCCGGAAGAGcaagatgacgatgacgccCTCTCGCTGCTCGCACCGAACATCGACGCATTCCACTTGCACATCCCATCCATTACCCGCCCATTCTCCACCCTCCTCTCGCTGTCCGTCAACAACCTCCGAGACCTAGCCACCGCACAGCCAACCACCTCCCCAGAAACAAACCCAACAGGAACCGGAGGGATCCCCACCTCTTTATCACGAAGCATCCATGCCCCAGCACATCTAAGCCACCAAGCACGCGCAAGAGCCCGCGACCGCCGAGTCCGCACATCCATCTCCGCACCGCCAGTCTCGAATGTCCTCCGTGACCGCGTGCGCGCGTTGCGCCAGATCCAACTGTTCGAGTTGCCCACAGCCAGAAGACAGATGGCCGCTACAGCGGCAGACGTGCTTGCGACCCGAACGCTGGTTTTGGAGAGGACTGTTACTACCCTCGAGCGGGTAAAGCATGGTGCGTTGGCGAGGGCgaccaaggccaaggcggagCATTTGGCTACCGTTGCGCAGGGGGTTGAGGGAAAGCTTGAGTATGTACTGTCTTATTTCGTGCTTCGCATCTCTGAGAAAGCTGTTGGGAGCGCTGCTAAATCTAAATCTACGTTTGACAGAGTCACCAAGCTCGAAATCGCTGCTTCCATATATACACCCGAAACCCTGGCCGCGCTCACCCGGTACGGAGATCACCTCCGCAAAACGCGCGATCAGCTCGAAGAACGGCGGACCATGGCGATTGAAGAGCTCCGGGATTACGGGGATGTGGAAGTGTCTGATGGATCGGGGACACAGTCTGCGGGTGATGGCGGGACCCTGGCGGAGATTGCTCGTCGATATGGAGCACTCGCCCAAGAAGTGGAAACGGTCAAAATGGAGATTGCACGGCTCGGCGAGTGA
- a CDS encoding uncharacterized protein (ID:PFLUO_009368-T1.cds;~source:funannotate): MATPPPEAPPVVKEDKPQLPPSPTGVAAPDLAPMSVQNVVEDFKPDVPPTAPEITPSAVNGHTPSEPAIANGTSTAASPPKSPAPPPPVDSEPPSSSVPAETPFAVQASAEPSVEPSVDPSVENSVEPPTSTGLQKESFEDRATPSQGSAQESATPAAEKPMNNIVVFPPTSQGPATTSSEPPAQSDGAADTPDKMDIETPQDMSASVKTELPHRGDLFDENKSAGPFAPVTASSPVLPSLQTDQEMKDAPSVPMSPTKIAREREIDGDEPAAKRTKVEGEDSATEIKAPKLPTPVTETPGPALPAGGESGVTKLQQKFISKCLTSLKRMHDARFYKVPVDPIALNIPNYPNVIKQPMDLGTVEKKLKANEYASPQAVIDDVALMVQNAQTFNGPDHLVTQEGHKLRATFEKQLINLPKPDEVEEKKPKKVAEKTSAARREPRTSTGAPVAPPKATSPQAGTTFALGPEGLPTIRRDSSNPDGRPKRSIHPPKRDLPYSTKPKKKKFQWELKFCQEVLDELHKGKYYEIAAPFYLPVDPVALNIPNYHSVIKKPMDLSTVQNKLRSGQYENAKEFEMDVRQMLKNCFRFNMAGDIIYAAGQRLEEVFNWKWSQKASYLETHEPHHYQHSDSSEEDSDEEDEESEEDDERLTLLQRQIAEMSRQVEAITQKKKKTPPSSKKVGKKPSKKDSKKSNAPSIKKDKKTKSSKSDKPRWVSYHEKQIISNGISSLPDKKMQEALKIIQNNVPALKGTQEAEIELDIDELPNDVLLMLLKFVKKNVPHIMDDEDSAPASNLAAPKPKKNKPMSKYEQEAQINMLESNLSRFQGGGSPNPMPSVEANMESSDDEDEDSEESEEE, translated from the exons ATGGCGACCCCGCCTCCCGAGGCTCCTCCCGTTGTCAAGGAGGACAAGCCCCAGCTGCCTCCCTCGCCGACCGGAGTCGCTGCGCCAGACCTGGCGCCTATGAG CGTGCAAAATGTGGTTGAAGACTTCAAACCAGATGTCCCCCCGACCGCGCCTGAGATCACTCCTTCTGCGGTGAATGGCCACACGCCTAGCGAGCCTGCCATTGCCAATGGTACCAGCACTGCTGCCTCGCCCCCCAaatctccagctccgccgccacccGTCGATAGCGAGCCcccttcttcgtcggtgCCAGCCGAGACGCCTTTTGCCGTTCAGGCTTCCGCCGAGCCTTCCGTCGAGCCTTCCGTTGACCCTTCCGTCGAGAATTCTGTCGAGCCCCCCACTTCTACAGGGTTGCAGAAAGAAAGTTTCGAGGATCGGGCTACGCCCAGTCAGGGCTCGGCTCAGGAATCTGCCACACCCGCTGCGGAGAAACCGATGAACAATATTGTTGTTTTCCCTCCGACCTCGCAGGGACCCGCCACTACCAGCAGTGAGCCACCTGCGCAGAgcgatggcgctgctgaTACTCCGGACAAGATGGACATTGAAACCCCCCAGGACATGTCTGCCTCCGTGAAAACCGAACTGCCCCACCGTGGTGACCTCTTCGACGAGAACAAATCTGCTGGCCCGTTTGCCCCTGTGACAGCGTCTTCCCCGGTCCTGCCTTCGCTTCAAACCGATCAGGAGATGAAAGATGCACCCTCTGTGCCCATGTCTCCGACCAAGATCGCCAGAGAACGCGAAATCGATGGTGATGAACCTGCTGCAAAACGCACCAAGGTTGAAGGCGAGGACTCGGCTACCGAAATCAAGGCTCCGAAGTTGCCGACTCCGGTGACCGAAACCCCTGGCCCAGCTCTTCCGGCCGGTGGCGAATCGGGAGTCACCAAGCTGCAGCAAAAGTTCATTTCAAAGTGTCTGACCAGCCTGAAGCGTATGCATGATGCGCGCTTCTACAAAGTGCCCGTGGATCCCATCGCCCTGAATATCCCGAATTATCCAAATGTGATCAAGCAACCTATGGATTTGGGAACGgtcgagaagaagctcaaggccaacgaGTATGCGTCTCCGCAGGCGGTTATTGACGATGTCGCTTTGATGGTTCAGAATGCACAGACTTTCAACGGTCCGGACCACCTCGTCACCCAGGAAGGTCACAAGTTGAGGGCGACATTTGAGAAGCAACTGATCAATCTTCCCAAGCCTGACGAggtggaggaaaagaagcccaagaaggTGGCGGAGAAGACCTCTGCTGCGCGTCGGGAGCCGCGGACCTCAACTGGTGCTCCGGTTGCTCCCCCCAAGGCCACATCACCCCAGGCGGGAACGACTTTTGCGCTGGGCCCCGAAGGATTGCCCACAATTCGGCGAGACTCTTCCAATCCCGACGGACGTCCAAAGCGATCGATCCACCCACCCAAGCGCGATCTCCCCTATTCCACCaaaccgaagaagaagaagttccaGTGGGAGTTGAAGTTCTGCCAGGAGGTCCTTGATGAATTGCACAAGGGGAAGTACTACGAAATTGCTGCGCCTTTCTATCTGCCAGTGGACCCCGTTGCGTTGAATATTCCCAACTATCACAGCGTGATCAAGAAGCCGATGGATCTGTCTACCGTGCAGAACAAACTCAGGTCTGGCCAGTACGAGAACGCCAAGGAATTTGAGATGGATGTTCGCCAGATGCTGAAAAACTGCTTCCGGTTCAACATGGCCGGTGATATCATCTATGCGGCCGGCCAGCGTTTGGAAGAGGTTTTCAACTGGAAGTGGAGCCAAAAGGCTAGCTACCTGGAAACCCACGAGCCGCACCACTACCAGCATTCCGACTCGTCCGAAGAGGAcagtgacgaggaagatgaggagagtgaagaggatgacgagcGCCTTACACTGCTCCAGCGGCAGATTGCCGAGATGTCTCGTCAGGTCGAAGCGAtcacccagaagaagaagaagactcCTCCCTCGTCTAAGAAGGTTGGCAAGAAACCGAGCAAGAAGGATTCCAAGAAGAGCAACGCTCCCAGtatcaagaaggacaagaagaccaagagcTCCAAGTCCGACAAGCCTCGCTGGGTAAGCTACCACGAGAAGCAAATTATCTCCAATGGTATCAGTAGTCTTCCGGACAAGAAGATGCAGGAGGCTCtcaagatcatccagaacaATGTTCCTGCTCTGAAG GGTACCCAAGAAGCGGAGATTGAACTGGATATCGATGAGCTCCCCAACGACGTGCTGTTGATGCTGCTCAAGTTTGTGAAGAAGAATGTGCCTCACATcatggatgacgaggatTCTGCTCCCGCCAGCAACCTCGCCGCcccgaagccgaagaagaacaagccaATGAGCAAGTACGAGCAGGAGGCTCAGATTAACATGCTCGAGAGCAACCTGTCTCGCTTCCAGGGTGGCGGCTCTCCCAACCCCATGCCATCTGTCGAAGCCAATATGGAGAGCAGtgatgacgaagacgaagattccgaggagagcgaggaagagTAG